In one window of Elusimicrobiota bacterium DNA:
- a CDS encoding FecR family protein yields MKNKLMVIAVCLSMCASYVFSAKIAKVVVSESRGKVTVKINKSSGWIKCYPGMLLDENATIKTDSRSKATIILYDGSRISVNPKSELLLKTLTDGQKVLEQKSGKIRFKIAKLLQGRTFECKTPTAVCSIRGTDFTLDVNDNNETELKVFEGLVAAAKLDGTGGEFHVGASQKMSFVKDLPPNAPTSFSGDDNKDESNSRKEEMKLAVKAEINMDLSQEAVQQMAAQEMKLAQYQEGKTVIDVFGKRVRIEEYLVRGDEVGLQPNQVKLVVVNSRKDRFDWYQRVATFNDVVPADMKLATKWMDWTKGATLPSYYTVANDMGASNTVDNIKYGNAGGSIVAGVDDPWQLQYTNFYFKIKDSTMYNGAPLAPVRTVYPDKIEDVVPGFGSGMITTTFPDGDKMHSKQDTTFSGISYSEDYYSLDDYGKVPDSETYLKDPMKYNMEAVFKYDNFTGKDKKIDLCVAPKLFTSAGIK; encoded by the coding sequence ATGAAAAACAAACTAATGGTTATTGCAGTCTGTTTATCAATGTGCGCAAGCTATGTATTCTCAGCCAAAATAGCAAAAGTTGTTGTCAGTGAATCGCGCGGCAAAGTAACGGTTAAAATTAATAAATCATCCGGCTGGATAAAGTGTTATCCAGGCATGCTTTTAGATGAAAATGCAACAATAAAAACTGATTCAAGGAGTAAAGCGACTATCATTCTTTATGATGGCAGCAGGATATCAGTAAACCCCAAATCAGAATTGTTATTAAAAACCTTGACCGACGGCCAAAAAGTCTTAGAACAAAAATCAGGCAAAATCAGGTTCAAAATAGCAAAACTCCTTCAAGGAAGGACTTTTGAGTGCAAAACTCCTACGGCTGTCTGCTCTATCCGGGGCACTGATTTTACACTTGATGTAAATGATAACAATGAAACGGAATTGAAGGTTTTTGAAGGCCTTGTAGCCGCAGCTAAATTGGACGGTACTGGCGGGGAATTCCATGTGGGAGCCAGCCAGAAAATGAGCTTTGTAAAAGACTTGCCGCCTAATGCGCCGACTTCTTTCAGCGGTGATGACAATAAAGATGAATCAAATTCCCGCAAGGAAGAGATGAAACTTGCTGTTAAAGCAGAAATCAATATGGACTTGTCCCAAGAAGCTGTTCAACAGATGGCAGCTCAGGAAATGAAGCTTGCACAATATCAAGAAGGTAAAACTGTTATTGATGTTTTTGGTAAAAGAGTAAGAATAGAAGAATACTTGGTTCGTGGCGATGAAGTAGGCCTGCAACCAAATCAAGTAAAGCTTGTGGTTGTCAATAGCAGAAAGGACAGGTTTGACTGGTATCAAAGAGTTGCAACATTCAATGATGTAGTGCCTGCAGATATGAAACTTGCAACAAAATGGATGGATTGGACAAAAGGCGCTACACTGCCAAGTTATTATACAGTTGCAAATGATATGGGTGCAAGCAATACAGTGGATAACATCAAATATGGCAATGCAGGTGGTTCTATTGTAGCTGGGGTGGATGATCCTTGGCAGCTTCAATACACTAATTTTTACTTCAAGATTAAAGATTCAACAATGTATAATGGAGCTCCTCTGGCACCAGTGAGAACTGTTTACCCGGATAAAATAGAGGATGTTGTTCCTGGTTTTGGAAGCGGCATGATAACAACCACCTTTCCTGACGGTGACAAAATGCATTCAAAACAAGATACTACTTTTTCCGGGATATCATATTCAGAGGATTATTACTCTTTGGATGATTATGGCAAAGTACCGGATTCGGAAACCTACTTAAAAGACCCTATGAAATATAACATGGAAGCTGTTTTTAAGTATGATAATTTTACCGGAAAAGATAAAAAGATAGATTTATGTGTTGCTCCTAAGCTATTTACAAGTGCTGGAATAAAGTAA